In Mustela nigripes isolate SB6536 chromosome 2, MUSNIG.SB6536, whole genome shotgun sequence, a single window of DNA contains:
- the MISP3 gene encoding uncharacterized protein MISP3 isoform X2, which produces METPIEREIRRSCEREESLRRSRGLSPRRAGRELVELRVRPVLSLPGPGPALPRALERARAGAQMQRDIEREAHRQAALASPAAPEQRAGPQPQPLGELRRFFEAAGGRGSLPAAEGGADLQGLPDPGGRPRLAVQGRCPVLARAPPRVAPSLLEQEVREVLERERELQRQRLSVYGTAEFKEPAPSLTGCSLLSEWRFPWEGG; this is translated from the exons ATGGAGACGCCCATTGAACGAGAAATACGACGCAGCTGCGAACGCGAGGAGAGCCTGCGCCGGAGCCGAGGCCTGAGCCCTCGCCGCGCAGGCCGAGAACTCGTCGAGCTGCGCGTGCGGCCAGTGCTCAGCctgcccggccccggccccgcgctCCCGCGCGCCTTGGAGCGCGCGCGGGCGGGCGCGCAGATGCAGCGAGACATCGAGCGGGAGGCCCACCGTCAGGCGGCGCTAGCGAGCCCCGCAGCCCCAGAGCAGCGCGCCGGGCCGCAGCCGCAGCCGTTGGGTGAGCTCCGGCGATTCTTTGAAGCCGCTGGGGGACGCGGCTCCTTGCCGGCGGCTGAAGGCGGCGCGGACCTGCAGGGGCTGCCGGATCCCGGAGGCCGGCCGCGCTTGGCGGTGCAGGGTCGGTGCCCGGTGCTGGCCCGCGCCCCGCCGCGGGTCGCGCCGTCGCTGCTGGAGCAGGAGGTGCGCGAGGTGCTTGAGCGCGAGCGGGAGCTGCAGCGCCAGCGGCTCAGCGTCTACGGCACCGCCGAGTTCAAGGAGCCCGCGCCGAGCCTCACGG gtTGCTCCCTCCTTTCAGAATGGAGGTTTCCATGGGAAGGAGGGTAA
- the MISP3 gene encoding uncharacterized protein MISP3 isoform X1 produces METPIEREIRRSCEREESLRRSRGLSPRRAGRELVELRVRPVLSLPGPGPALPRALERARAGAQMQRDIEREAHRQAALASPAAPEQRAGPQPQPLGELRRFFEAAGGRGSLPAAEGGADLQGLPDPGGRPRLAVQGRCPVLARAPPRVAPSLLEQEVREVLERERELQRQRLSVYGTAEFKEPAPSLTASSGDGKLAVIWPPRRKASESGLEQEEQKT; encoded by the exons ATGGAGACGCCCATTGAACGAGAAATACGACGCAGCTGCGAACGCGAGGAGAGCCTGCGCCGGAGCCGAGGCCTGAGCCCTCGCCGCGCAGGCCGAGAACTCGTCGAGCTGCGCGTGCGGCCAGTGCTCAGCctgcccggccccggccccgcgctCCCGCGCGCCTTGGAGCGCGCGCGGGCGGGCGCGCAGATGCAGCGAGACATCGAGCGGGAGGCCCACCGTCAGGCGGCGCTAGCGAGCCCCGCAGCCCCAGAGCAGCGCGCCGGGCCGCAGCCGCAGCCGTTGGGTGAGCTCCGGCGATTCTTTGAAGCCGCTGGGGGACGCGGCTCCTTGCCGGCGGCTGAAGGCGGCGCGGACCTGCAGGGGCTGCCGGATCCCGGAGGCCGGCCGCGCTTGGCGGTGCAGGGTCGGTGCCCGGTGCTGGCCCGCGCCCCGCCGCGGGTCGCGCCGTCGCTGCTGGAGCAGGAGGTGCGCGAGGTGCTTGAGCGCGAGCGGGAGCTGCAGCGCCAGCGGCTCAGCGTCTACGGCACCGCCGAGTTCAAGGAGCCCGCGCCGAGCCTCACGG CGAGCAGCGGCGACGGAAAGCTGGCGGTGATCTGGCCTCCCCGCAGAAAGGCATCTGAGAGCGGCTTGGAGCAG GAGGAGCAGAAGACTTGA
- the MISP3 gene encoding uncharacterized protein MISP3 isoform X3: METPIEREIRRSCEREESLRRSRGLSPRRAGRELVELRVRPVLSLPGPGPALPRALERARAGAQMQRDIEREAHRQAALASPAAPEQRAGPQPQPLGELRRFFEAAGGRGSLPAAEGGADLQGLPDPGGRPRLAVQGRCPVLARAPPRVAPSLLEQEVREVLERERELQRQRLSVYGTAEFKEPAPSLTGARPASLALAASSW, encoded by the exons ATGGAGACGCCCATTGAACGAGAAATACGACGCAGCTGCGAACGCGAGGAGAGCCTGCGCCGGAGCCGAGGCCTGAGCCCTCGCCGCGCAGGCCGAGAACTCGTCGAGCTGCGCGTGCGGCCAGTGCTCAGCctgcccggccccggccccgcgctCCCGCGCGCCTTGGAGCGCGCGCGGGCGGGCGCGCAGATGCAGCGAGACATCGAGCGGGAGGCCCACCGTCAGGCGGCGCTAGCGAGCCCCGCAGCCCCAGAGCAGCGCGCCGGGCCGCAGCCGCAGCCGTTGGGTGAGCTCCGGCGATTCTTTGAAGCCGCTGGGGGACGCGGCTCCTTGCCGGCGGCTGAAGGCGGCGCGGACCTGCAGGGGCTGCCGGATCCCGGAGGCCGGCCGCGCTTGGCGGTGCAGGGTCGGTGCCCGGTGCTGGCCCGCGCCCCGCCGCGGGTCGCGCCGTCGCTGCTGGAGCAGGAGGTGCGCGAGGTGCTTGAGCGCGAGCGGGAGCTGCAGCGCCAGCGGCTCAGCGTCTACGGCACCGCCGAGTTCAAGGAGCCCGCGCCGAGCCTCACGG GGGCGCGGCCGGCCTCCTTGGCCCTGGCAGCCTCCAGCTGGTGA
- the PALM3 gene encoding paralemmin-3 isoform X2, translating into MALQSQMWSPATPMPMAESSLYRQRLEVIAEKRRLQEEIRAARRELEEEKLRVERLKRKSLRERWLMDGAVEGTEQPEDSTSKDPQSPEGQAQARIRNLEDSLFTLQSQLQLLQSASTGAQHKPSGRPTWRRQGHRPLSQPTVEAGPTDHADLNKRASLPAGPVDTSPESPSEARDEAVRAPSALRLFPGAEGASSEANGPCPELSPPPEQEPSQALAASKGGADEAKAGVVKVVWEGLRATEDCATAATGPELEAKVEEMVLEAIGERQEASCPELPSWVKEDRGIVEVVWEGVGGPDSGDSEATGELGGGQKAAQASSPRLLQVRLEGAAPGEGVPRGSPDGPGGSGGEEGSFIWVERVTLSEDWEELGVEGLEGPRMWGQGGGPESPLGAERGAGEEAGEAGRGQAEEPVGGGKEWSEEKAGTEEEGADMSVMADREGSKDSLEAERRGGEDKLGTEREAAEELLSVAREAVEGPLRAERERGEEPLQVELKSAEEPEAEKEDEEPLGVEQKGEEEKLEVTEEPGALERKECEESPKVERTGGEAPLEAEKEGEESLEAERGGDEPPLEAEKTEAVKEDLSQEDQRESEGGQECQAEEVSEAGAPVGAKEESRPEEEDPQPQEKQEGSLEEGSVRPQTPAEGQGPSGDTTPLLAETPAPEQPAECQPLLRAQGPRANPSARPVPTYAPARQPEPSAPPEGEEASGPKQKTCQCCAVM; encoded by the exons ATGGCCCTGCAGAGCCAGATGTGGTCTCCAGCCACACCCAT GCCCATGGCCGAGAGCTCCCTCTACCGGCAGCGGCTAGAGGTCATCGCT GAGAAGCGGCGGCTGCAGGAGGAGATCCGCGCCGCGCGCCGGGAGCTGGAAGAGGAGAAACTCCGCGTGGAGCGGCTCAAG AGGAAGTCTCTCCGGGAGCGCTGGCTAATGGATGGGGCGGTGGAGGGGACGGAGCAGCCGGAGGACTCCACCTCCAAAGACCCCCAGTCACCCGAGGGCCAGGCTCAGGCCCGAATCCGGAACTTGGAAGACAGCTTGTTCAC ACTCCAGTCCCAGCTGCAGCTGTTGCAGAGTGCGTCCACAGGTGCCCAGCACAAGCCCTCAGGGAGGCCCACCTGGCGCAGAcag GGTCACCGGCCTCTCTCCCAGCCTACCGTGGAGGCAGGTCCCACAG ACCACGCTGATCTGAACAAGAGAGCCTCCCTACCAGCTGGACCAGTGGACACATCTCCAGAGTCCCCCTCAGAGGCCCGAGATGAGGCTGTCAGGGCTCCGTCAGCCCTGAGGCTGTTCCCTGGGGCAGAAGGGGCCTCCTCAGAAGCCAATGGCCCCTGCCCTGAACTCAGCCCCCCTCCAGAGCAGGAGCCTAGTCAGGCGCTGGCAGCCTCCAAGGGGGGCGCGGACGAGGCCAAAGCGGGTGTGGTGAAGGTGGTATGGGAGGGGCTGAGGGCCACGGAGGACTGTGCCACGGCAGCCACGGGCCCAGAACTAGAGGCTAAGGTAGAGGAGATGGTGCTGGAGGCCattggggagaggcaggaagctAGCTGCCCAGAGCTCCCCTCCTGGGTGAAGGAGGACAGGGGCATTGTGGAGGTGGTCTGGGAGGGCGTGGGAGGGCCAGACAGTGGGGACTCAGAGGCCACAGGGGAGCTGGGCGGGGGCCAGAAGGCTGCGCAGGCCAGCTCACCGAGGCTTCTTCAGGTGAGACTAGAAGGAGCAGCTCCTGGAGAAGGTGTTCCCAGGGGCAGCCCTGATGGGCCAGGGGGctctggaggagaggaggggtctTTCATTTGGGTGGAGAGGGTGACCCTCAGCGAGgactgggaggagctgggggtggagggattgGAAGGGCCCAGGATGTGGGGACAGGGGGGAGGACCTGAGAGTCCactgggggcagagaggggggcaggggaggaagctggggaggcagggaggggccaaGCAGAGGAACCAGTGGGCGGAGGAAAGGAGTGGAGTGAGGAGAAGGCAGGGAcggaggaggaaggagcagacatGTCTGTGATGGCGGacagggaaggaagcaaggaCTCCttggaagcagagaggagggggggtgAGGACAAGCTGGGGACAGAAAGGGAAGCAGCTGAGGAACTGTTGTCAGTAGCAAGAGAGGCCGTTGAGGGACCTttgagggcagagagggaaagaggcgAGGAGCCATTGCAAGTAGAGCTGAAAAGTGCagaagagccagaggcagagaaggaagacgAGGAACCATTGGGAGTagagcagaaaggagaggaggaaaagctaGAGGTGACTGAAGAACCAGGGGCGTTGGAAAGAAAGGAATGCGAGGAGTCACCGAAAGTAGAGAGAACAGGAGGTGAGGCGCCACTGGAGGCCGAGAAAGAAGGCGAGGAGTCACtggaggctgagagagggggagatgagccGCCACTGGAGGCTGAGAAGACCGAAGCAGTCAAGGAAGATCTGAGTCAGGAAGACCAGAGGGAGTCTGAGGGCGGACAGGAATGTCAGGCAGAGGAGGTGAGTGAGGCAGGGGCTCCCGTGGGGGCCAAGGAAGAGTCAAGGCCAGAAGAGGAAGATCCACAGCcccaggagaagcaggaaggctccctggaggagggatCTGTAAGGCCCCAAACTCCTGCTGAGGGCCAGGGCCCCTCGGGGGACACCACCCCCCTCCTGGCAGAGaccccagccccagagcagcCTGCCGAGTGCCAGCCACTGCTTCGGGCGCAAGGGCCTCGGGCCAACCCCAGTGCCCGGCCTGTGCCCACCTATGCACCTGCCCGGCAGCCCGAGCCGTCTGCCCCTCCTGAGGGCGAAGAGGCAAGCGGGCCTAAGCAAAAGACGTGCCAGTGTTGTGCGGTCATGTGA
- the PALM3 gene encoding paralemmin-3 isoform X1, with translation MALQSQMWSPATPMPMAESSLYRQRLEVIAEKRRLQEEIRAARRELEEEKLRVERLKRKSLRERWLMDGAVEGTEQPEDSTSKDPQSPEGQAQARIRNLEDSLFTLQSQLQLLQSASTGAQHKPSGRPTWRRQGHRPLSQPTVEAGPTGGCLCSRSGGPKKRGLNLGAQNLTLSPRFFSFPPVTPQDHADLNKRASLPAGPVDTSPESPSEARDEAVRAPSALRLFPGAEGASSEANGPCPELSPPPEQEPSQALAASKGGADEAKAGVVKVVWEGLRATEDCATAATGPELEAKVEEMVLEAIGERQEASCPELPSWVKEDRGIVEVVWEGVGGPDSGDSEATGELGGGQKAAQASSPRLLQVRLEGAAPGEGVPRGSPDGPGGSGGEEGSFIWVERVTLSEDWEELGVEGLEGPRMWGQGGGPESPLGAERGAGEEAGEAGRGQAEEPVGGGKEWSEEKAGTEEEGADMSVMADREGSKDSLEAERRGGEDKLGTEREAAEELLSVAREAVEGPLRAERERGEEPLQVELKSAEEPEAEKEDEEPLGVEQKGEEEKLEVTEEPGALERKECEESPKVERTGGEAPLEAEKEGEESLEAERGGDEPPLEAEKTEAVKEDLSQEDQRESEGGQECQAEEVSEAGAPVGAKEESRPEEEDPQPQEKQEGSLEEGSVRPQTPAEGQGPSGDTTPLLAETPAPEQPAECQPLLRAQGPRANPSARPVPTYAPARQPEPSAPPEGEEASGPKQKTCQCCAVM, from the exons ATGGCCCTGCAGAGCCAGATGTGGTCTCCAGCCACACCCAT GCCCATGGCCGAGAGCTCCCTCTACCGGCAGCGGCTAGAGGTCATCGCT GAGAAGCGGCGGCTGCAGGAGGAGATCCGCGCCGCGCGCCGGGAGCTGGAAGAGGAGAAACTCCGCGTGGAGCGGCTCAAG AGGAAGTCTCTCCGGGAGCGCTGGCTAATGGATGGGGCGGTGGAGGGGACGGAGCAGCCGGAGGACTCCACCTCCAAAGACCCCCAGTCACCCGAGGGCCAGGCTCAGGCCCGAATCCGGAACTTGGAAGACAGCTTGTTCAC ACTCCAGTCCCAGCTGCAGCTGTTGCAGAGTGCGTCCACAGGTGCCCAGCACAAGCCCTCAGGGAGGCCCACCTGGCGCAGAcag GGTCACCGGCCTCTCTCCCAGCCTACCGTGGAGGCAGGTCCCACAGGTGGGTGCTTGTGCTCCAGGTCTGGGGGTCCCAAGAAGAGGGGTCTGAATCTAGGGGCTCAGAATCTCACTCTGTCGCCCcgtttcttctcctttcctcctgtcACTCCCCAAGACCACGCTGATCTGAACAAGAGAGCCTCCCTACCAGCTGGACCAGTGGACACATCTCCAGAGTCCCCCTCAGAGGCCCGAGATGAGGCTGTCAGGGCTCCGTCAGCCCTGAGGCTGTTCCCTGGGGCAGAAGGGGCCTCCTCAGAAGCCAATGGCCCCTGCCCTGAACTCAGCCCCCCTCCAGAGCAGGAGCCTAGTCAGGCGCTGGCAGCCTCCAAGGGGGGCGCGGACGAGGCCAAAGCGGGTGTGGTGAAGGTGGTATGGGAGGGGCTGAGGGCCACGGAGGACTGTGCCACGGCAGCCACGGGCCCAGAACTAGAGGCTAAGGTAGAGGAGATGGTGCTGGAGGCCattggggagaggcaggaagctAGCTGCCCAGAGCTCCCCTCCTGGGTGAAGGAGGACAGGGGCATTGTGGAGGTGGTCTGGGAGGGCGTGGGAGGGCCAGACAGTGGGGACTCAGAGGCCACAGGGGAGCTGGGCGGGGGCCAGAAGGCTGCGCAGGCCAGCTCACCGAGGCTTCTTCAGGTGAGACTAGAAGGAGCAGCTCCTGGAGAAGGTGTTCCCAGGGGCAGCCCTGATGGGCCAGGGGGctctggaggagaggaggggtctTTCATTTGGGTGGAGAGGGTGACCCTCAGCGAGgactgggaggagctgggggtggagggattgGAAGGGCCCAGGATGTGGGGACAGGGGGGAGGACCTGAGAGTCCactgggggcagagaggggggcaggggaggaagctggggaggcagggaggggccaaGCAGAGGAACCAGTGGGCGGAGGAAAGGAGTGGAGTGAGGAGAAGGCAGGGAcggaggaggaaggagcagacatGTCTGTGATGGCGGacagggaaggaagcaaggaCTCCttggaagcagagaggagggggggtgAGGACAAGCTGGGGACAGAAAGGGAAGCAGCTGAGGAACTGTTGTCAGTAGCAAGAGAGGCCGTTGAGGGACCTttgagggcagagagggaaagaggcgAGGAGCCATTGCAAGTAGAGCTGAAAAGTGCagaagagccagaggcagagaaggaagacgAGGAACCATTGGGAGTagagcagaaaggagaggaggaaaagctaGAGGTGACTGAAGAACCAGGGGCGTTGGAAAGAAAGGAATGCGAGGAGTCACCGAAAGTAGAGAGAACAGGAGGTGAGGCGCCACTGGAGGCCGAGAAAGAAGGCGAGGAGTCACtggaggctgagagagggggagatgagccGCCACTGGAGGCTGAGAAGACCGAAGCAGTCAAGGAAGATCTGAGTCAGGAAGACCAGAGGGAGTCTGAGGGCGGACAGGAATGTCAGGCAGAGGAGGTGAGTGAGGCAGGGGCTCCCGTGGGGGCCAAGGAAGAGTCAAGGCCAGAAGAGGAAGATCCACAGCcccaggagaagcaggaaggctccctggaggagggatCTGTAAGGCCCCAAACTCCTGCTGAGGGCCAGGGCCCCTCGGGGGACACCACCCCCCTCCTGGCAGAGaccccagccccagagcagcCTGCCGAGTGCCAGCCACTGCTTCGGGCGCAAGGGCCTCGGGCCAACCCCAGTGCCCGGCCTGTGCCCACCTATGCACCTGCCCGGCAGCCCGAGCCGTCTGCCCCTCCTGAGGGCGAAGAGGCAAGCGGGCCTAAGCAAAAGACGTGCCAGTGTTGTGCGGTCATGTGA